A window of the Streptomyces luomodiensis genome harbors these coding sequences:
- a CDS encoding phage baseplate protein has translation MHTDKMDKYAAGRLTRRKFTIGGGAAAAGALGVAFAARAGAVTVAGGRFDLSVPSTQLIRETTPHNSTVLQSFAFDDVNGHLYTVQLMQGGIRLSGESAPVSGADRAARGDLCVTKLSLAGAELGSMYLKGFGHGVAMGCEPVGATAYLWTESDANPDSGYGRAISRFKFADGTVLSSGSSSLVEHRPVAGSTSNQPAVDMLNRRLLLRYRLDGEVRYRLMSLSGVSAGDYTALYDIPQVGIEDGEVFQGFTLLGDYAYQLTGTAYTDEDGANPPSGHGNTYVSCVDLRTGELVQRSRTEAAYSLGYREPEGMAVQLSSPRRLCMGFASGAAGDRKVSVYYKAQ, from the coding sequence ATGCACACGGACAAGATGGACAAGTACGCCGCGGGCCGTTTGACCAGGCGTAAGTTCACCATCGGCGGGGGAGCCGCCGCGGCCGGGGCACTCGGCGTGGCCTTCGCCGCCCGCGCGGGGGCCGTCACCGTGGCGGGGGGCCGGTTCGATCTGTCGGTGCCCTCCACCCAGCTGATCCGCGAGACGACCCCGCACAACTCCACCGTGCTCCAGTCCTTCGCGTTCGACGACGTCAACGGGCACCTCTACACCGTCCAGCTGATGCAGGGCGGTATCCGGCTCAGCGGGGAATCCGCCCCCGTCTCCGGCGCCGACCGCGCCGCCCGCGGCGATCTGTGCGTCACCAAACTGTCCCTCGCCGGCGCGGAGCTCGGCTCCATGTACCTCAAGGGGTTCGGGCACGGCGTCGCCATGGGCTGTGAGCCGGTCGGCGCCACGGCCTATCTGTGGACCGAGTCGGACGCCAACCCCGACTCCGGCTACGGCCGCGCCATCAGCCGGTTCAAGTTCGCCGACGGCACGGTGCTGTCGTCCGGTTCGTCCTCGCTGGTCGAACACCGCCCCGTGGCGGGCTCCACCAGCAACCAGCCCGCCGTCGACATGCTCAACCGCCGCCTGCTGCTGCGCTACCGCCTCGACGGCGAGGTCCGCTACCGGCTGATGAGCCTGTCCGGGGTCAGCGCGGGCGACTACACCGCCCTGTACGACATACCCCAGGTGGGTATCGAGGACGGCGAGGTCTTCCAGGGCTTCACGCTCCTCGGCGACTACGCGTACCAGCTGACCGGCACCGCCTACACCGACGAGGACGGCGCCAACCCGCCCTCCGGCCACGGCAACACCTACGTCTCCTGCGTCGACCTGCGCACCGGCGAACTCGTCCAGCGCTCCCGCACCGAGGCCGCCTACTCGCTCGGCTACCGCGAGCCCGAGGGCATGGCGGTCCAGCTGTCCAGCCCCCGCCGGCTGTGCATGGGCTTCGCCTCGGGCGCCGCCGGCGACCGTAAGGTCAGCGTCTACTACAAGGCGCAGTGA
- the hppD gene encoding 4-hydroxyphenylpyruvate dioxygenase, which produces MTETTEMLQQGDARHADPFPVKGMDAVVFAVGNAKQAAHYYSTAFGMTLVAYSGPENGSRETASYVLVSGGARFVFTSVIKPVSAWGRFLAEHVAEHGDGVIDLAVEVPDARAAYAYAVEHGATGIEEPHEVKDEHGTVVLASIRTYGDTRHTLVERTGYDGPYLPGFAEAEPIVAPPARRNFQAIDHCVGNVELGRMDEWVGFYNDVMGFTNMKEFVGDDIATEYSALMSKVVADGTRKVKFPLNEPAAGKKKSQIDEYLEFYGGPGVQHIALATNDIVATVRAMRAAGVRFLDTPDSYYDTLGEWVGDTRVPVETLRELKILADRDEDGYLLQIFTKPVQDRPTVFFELIERHGSMGFGKGNFKALFEAIEREQAKRGNL; this is translated from the coding sequence ATGACTGAGACGACAGAAATGCTGCAGCAGGGGGACGCACGGCACGCGGACCCGTTCCCTGTGAAGGGGATGGACGCGGTCGTCTTCGCCGTCGGCAACGCCAAGCAGGCCGCGCACTACTACTCCACCGCCTTCGGCATGACGCTGGTCGCCTACTCAGGACCGGAGAACGGCAGCCGGGAGACGGCCAGTTACGTCCTCGTCTCGGGCGGCGCCCGCTTCGTGTTCACCTCCGTCATCAAACCGGTGAGCGCCTGGGGCCGCTTCCTGGCCGAGCATGTCGCCGAGCACGGCGACGGGGTGATCGACCTGGCGGTGGAGGTGCCGGACGCGCGGGCCGCGTACGCGTACGCCGTCGAGCACGGCGCCACCGGTATCGAGGAGCCGCACGAGGTCAAGGACGAGCACGGCACGGTGGTGCTGGCCTCGATCCGTACCTACGGCGACACCCGCCACACCCTCGTCGAGCGCACCGGCTACGACGGCCCGTACCTGCCCGGCTTCGCCGAGGCCGAGCCGATCGTGGCCCCGCCGGCGCGGCGGAACTTCCAGGCGATCGACCACTGCGTGGGCAATGTGGAGCTCGGCCGGATGGACGAGTGGGTGGGCTTCTACAACGACGTCATGGGCTTCACCAACATGAAGGAGTTCGTGGGCGACGACATCGCCACCGAGTACTCCGCGCTGATGTCGAAGGTCGTGGCGGACGGCACCCGCAAGGTGAAGTTCCCGCTCAACGAGCCCGCGGCCGGCAAGAAGAAGTCGCAGATCGACGAGTACCTGGAGTTCTACGGCGGGCCCGGCGTCCAGCACATCGCGCTCGCCACCAACGACATCGTCGCCACGGTGCGGGCGATGCGCGCGGCCGGAGTGCGGTTCCTGGACACCCCGGACTCGTACTACGACACCCTGGGGGAGTGGGTCGGCGACACCCGCGTCCCGGTGGAGACCCTCCGCGAGCTGAAGATCCTCGCCGACCGGGACGAGGACGGCTATCTGCTCCAGATCTTCACCAAGCCGGTCCAGGACCGGCCGACCGTCTTCTTCGAGCTCATCGAGCGGCACGGCTCCATGGGCTTCGGCAAGGGCAACTTCAAGGCGCTGTTCGAGGCGATCGAGCGCGAGCAGGCCAAGCGCGGCAACCTCTGA
- a CDS encoding Lrp/AsnC family transcriptional regulator, which yields MAIDGLDARLIELLAEEPRIGVLEASRRLGVARGTAQARLDRLRAQGMIRGFGPDVDPAALGYPVTAFATLEIKQGQGQDVRAHLTTVPEVLELHTTTGHGDMLCRLVARSNADLQRVIDLVVGFEGIVRASTTIVMENAVPLRIIPLVRQAARD from the coding sequence ATGGCGATCGACGGGCTCGACGCCCGCCTCATCGAACTGCTCGCCGAGGAGCCGCGCATCGGCGTCCTGGAGGCATCACGCCGCCTCGGCGTCGCCCGCGGCACGGCCCAGGCCCGGCTGGACCGGCTCAGGGCCCAGGGGATGATCCGCGGCTTCGGCCCCGACGTGGACCCGGCGGCGCTCGGCTATCCGGTCACCGCGTTCGCCACGCTGGAGATCAAACAGGGGCAGGGACAGGACGTACGGGCACATCTGACGACCGTCCCGGAGGTCCTGGAACTCCACACCACCACGGGCCACGGCGACATGCTCTGCCGACTGGTCGCCCGCTCCAACGCCGATCTGCAACGGGTGATCGACCTGGTCGTGGGGTTCGAGGGGATCGTCCGGGCCTCGACGACGATCGTGATGGAGAACGCGGTCCCGCTGCGGATCATCCCGCTGGTGCGACAGGCGGCGCGGGACTGA
- a CDS encoding ArsR/SmtB family transcription factor, with translation MEKDEQPAPDDLRVLDPRSLRGLAHPLRMRLLGALREYGPATASQLADRLGESSGATSYHLRQLATHGFVKDDPERGKGRERWWKAVHRGTRVRADEYLAHPDPAVRGAVNTLLHEWATTHTQEVSTFLGTLHGWSEEWRAASDISDFHMRLTPELAREMRDKLHEVIESYREKEVGRDTEGSAPYRVHLHAFPRDED, from the coding sequence ATGGAAAAGGACGAGCAGCCCGCACCCGACGACCTCCGGGTGCTCGACCCCCGCTCCCTGCGCGGGCTCGCGCATCCGCTGCGGATGCGCCTGCTCGGCGCGCTGCGCGAGTACGGACCGGCCACCGCGTCCCAACTGGCCGACCGATTGGGCGAGTCCAGCGGCGCCACCAGCTACCATCTGCGGCAGCTGGCCACCCATGGCTTCGTCAAGGACGACCCGGAGCGGGGCAAGGGGCGGGAGCGGTGGTGGAAGGCGGTGCACAGGGGCACGCGGGTGCGCGCTGACGAGTACCTGGCCCATCCCGACCCGGCGGTACGGGGGGCGGTGAACACCCTGCTGCACGAGTGGGCCACCACCCACACGCAGGAGGTGTCCACCTTTCTGGGCACCCTGCACGGCTGGTCCGAGGAGTGGCGGGCTGCCTCGGACATCAGCGACTTCCACATGCGTCTCACCCCTGAACTCGCCCGCGAGATGCGCGACAAGCTGCACGAAGTGATCGAGAGCTACCGCGAGAAGGAAGTGGGCCGGGACACCGAGGGCTCCGCCCCGTACCGCGTCCACCTGCACGCCTTCCCGCGCGACGAGGACTGA
- a CDS encoding MFS transporter has translation MGSDGRGDVGDRGDIGGGGGGRRPLLLVLAANTVSIAGNSLTLIAVPWFVLETTGSAAKAGFVSFCATLPVVVSAVVGGPVIDRIGRRRVSVASDSLCGVAVAAIPVLHFAGLLRFWQLCALMAFSGLLHAPGETARQVLVPSLAERAGTTLSRAASFYDGASRGARMLGAALGGLLIALLGPPSVLLLDAATFAASALLIMAGLRGLPAAAPRRPVVPVSARAYRAELREGYRFLLRHRLLLAIVLMVMVTNGLDQGLSSVLLPVHAERHLGGSVQLGLLTALFGGGALAGALLYGAVGDRFPRRTVFAVSFLLCGLPRFLVAACVPGVSPLAVTMAVSGLAAGVLNPILTTVTYEAVPDELRSRVSGALTAGVWVVMPLGGLAAGGLVEGVGLTAAFLVTGGAYFLTTLSPLVFPAWRGMDEGAAVPLSSAEPIRPTAAPAEPSPHP, from the coding sequence ATGGGCTCCGACGGCAGAGGTGACGTAGGCGACAGAGGCGATATAGGGGGCGGAGGCGGCGGCCGAAGACCGCTGCTCCTCGTCCTCGCCGCGAACACCGTCTCCATCGCGGGCAATTCGCTCACCCTGATCGCCGTGCCGTGGTTCGTGCTGGAGACCACGGGCAGCGCGGCCAAGGCCGGGTTCGTGTCGTTCTGCGCGACGCTGCCGGTGGTCGTCTCGGCCGTCGTCGGCGGGCCGGTCATCGACCGGATCGGCCGGCGGCGGGTCTCCGTCGCGTCCGACTCGCTGTGCGGGGTGGCCGTCGCCGCGATTCCGGTGCTGCACTTCGCCGGGCTGCTGCGGTTCTGGCAGCTGTGCGCGCTGATGGCGTTCTCCGGGCTGCTGCACGCGCCGGGCGAGACCGCCCGCCAGGTGCTGGTGCCCTCGCTCGCCGAGCGGGCGGGTACCACCCTCAGCCGCGCGGCCAGCTTCTACGACGGGGCCTCGCGCGGGGCGCGGATGCTGGGCGCGGCGCTCGGCGGGCTGCTGATCGCGCTGCTCGGCCCGCCCTCCGTACTGCTGCTGGACGCGGCGACGTTCGCGGCGTCCGCGCTGCTGATCATGGCGGGGCTGCGCGGACTGCCCGCCGCCGCGCCGCGCAGGCCCGTCGTACCGGTGTCCGCCCGCGCCTACCGCGCGGAGCTGCGCGAGGGGTACCGCTTTCTGCTGCGCCACCGGCTGCTCCTGGCCATCGTGCTGATGGTCATGGTCACCAACGGCCTCGACCAGGGCCTGTCCTCCGTACTGCTGCCCGTCCACGCCGAGCGCCACCTGGGCGGTTCGGTGCAGCTGGGGCTGCTCACGGCGCTGTTCGGCGGCGGTGCGCTGGCGGGGGCGCTGCTGTACGGGGCGGTGGGCGACCGCTTTCCGCGCCGGACGGTCTTCGCGGTGAGCTTCCTGCTGTGCGGGCTGCCGCGCTTCCTGGTCGCCGCGTGCGTCCCCGGCGTGTCCCCGCTCGCCGTGACGATGGCGGTCAGCGGGCTCGCGGCGGGGGTGCTCAACCCGATCCTGACCACGGTGACCTACGAGGCGGTCCCCGATGAGCTGCGCAGCCGGGTCTCGGGGGCGCTCACCGCGGGGGTGTGGGTGGTGATGCCGCTGGGCGGGCTCGCGGCCGGCGGGCTGGTGGAGGGGGTGGGGCTGACCGCCGCCTTCCTGGTGACCGGCGGGGCCTACTTCCTCACCACGCTCAGCCCGCTGGTCTTCCCCGCCTGGCGCGGTATGGACGAGGGGGCGGCGGTGCCGCTCAGCAGTGCGGAACCGATCCGCCCGACCGCAGCGCCCGCAGAGCCGTCACCGCACCCTTGA
- a CDS encoding S16 family serine protease, whose translation MPAVSPRARLLALCSAPVLALLAAAVFAPLPFTVAQPGSTVNVLGADRGKQVISVAGTDTRKTTGQLRMVTILATGPDATVRLKDVVSGWFDTDRAVMPRDAVYVGGTTEEIERHNAKEMRESQSSATSAALGYLHRSPRDVKVTLRLADVGGPSAGLLFSLGIIDKLDGDGRGGDLTGGRTIAGTGTIDAQGKVGAVGGVPLKTQAARRDGATVFLVPKDECADATAELPKGLRLIPVTTLKGAVTALRALRSGGSVPHC comes from the coding sequence ATGCCTGCCGTCTCCCCCCGCGCCCGCCTCCTCGCGCTCTGCTCCGCACCCGTGCTCGCCCTGCTCGCGGCGGCCGTGTTCGCCCCGCTGCCGTTCACCGTGGCCCAGCCCGGTTCGACCGTGAACGTCCTCGGCGCCGACCGGGGCAAGCAGGTGATCAGCGTCGCCGGGACCGACACCCGCAAGACCACCGGGCAGCTGCGGATGGTGACGATCCTGGCGACCGGCCCGGACGCCACCGTGCGGCTGAAGGACGTGGTCAGCGGCTGGTTCGACACCGACCGGGCGGTCATGCCGCGGGACGCGGTCTACGTCGGCGGCACCACCGAGGAGATCGAGCGGCACAACGCGAAGGAGATGCGGGAGTCCCAGTCCTCGGCCACCAGCGCCGCGCTCGGCTACCTCCACCGCTCGCCGCGCGATGTCAAGGTCACCCTGCGCCTCGCCGACGTCGGCGGCCCGAGCGCCGGGCTGCTCTTCTCCCTCGGCATCATCGACAAGCTGGACGGCGACGGCCGCGGCGGCGATCTCACCGGCGGCCGGACGATCGCGGGCACCGGCACCATCGACGCCCAGGGCAAGGTCGGGGCCGTGGGCGGGGTCCCGCTCAAGACACAGGCCGCCAGGCGAGACGGCGCCACGGTCTTCCTGGTGCCCAAGGACGAATGCGCGGACGCCACGGCCGAACTGCCCAAGGGGCTGCGGCTGATCCCCGTCACCACCCTCAAGGGTGCGGTGACGGCTCTGCGGGCGCTGCGGTCGGGCGGATCGGTTCCGCACTGCTGA
- a CDS encoding IclR family transcriptional regulator, translated as MTAETSQTLDRGLRVLKLLADTDHGLTVTELSNKLGVNRTVVYRLLATLEQHSLVRRDIGGRARVGLGVLQLGRQVHPLVREAALPALRSLAEDVGATAHLTLVDGNEALAVAVVEPTWTDYHVAYRAGFRHPLDRGAAGHAILAARAGRHDDPGYALTHGELEAGASGAAAPLVGVTGIEGSVGVVMLCDSVPERIGPRVVDAAREVADALR; from the coding sequence GTGACCGCGGAGACCTCTCAGACGCTCGACCGGGGACTGCGCGTCCTGAAACTACTCGCCGACACCGACCACGGGCTGACCGTGACCGAGCTGTCCAACAAGCTCGGCGTCAACCGCACCGTGGTCTACCGCCTGCTGGCCACCCTCGAACAGCACTCCCTCGTCCGCCGCGACATCGGCGGGCGGGCCCGCGTCGGGCTCGGGGTACTGCAACTCGGCCGCCAGGTGCATCCCCTCGTACGGGAGGCGGCGCTGCCCGCGCTGCGCTCCCTCGCCGAGGACGTCGGCGCGACCGCCCACCTCACCCTGGTCGACGGAAACGAGGCCCTCGCCGTCGCGGTCGTCGAGCCGACCTGGACCGACTACCACGTCGCCTACCGGGCCGGATTCCGGCATCCGCTCGACCGGGGCGCCGCCGGGCACGCGATCCTCGCCGCCCGCGCCGGCCGCCACGACGACCCCGGGTACGCCCTCACCCACGGCGAACTGGAGGCGGGCGCGAGCGGCGCGGCCGCCCCGCTCGTCGGGGTGACGGGGATAGAGGGCAGCGTCGGCGTCGTGATGCTCTGCGACTCGGTGCCGGAGCGGATCGGGCCGCGGGTGGTGGACGCGGCCCGGGAGGTCGCGGACGCCCTGCGGTGA